TGAAAGGAAGGAAAAAAACAAACCAAACCCCATTCTCTCTTTTGTGCTGAAATGAGTAGGTTTTCCGGTCAATTTTGATGCAACGGGAAGAATCAAGCAGTCATAGAGGACAATCCAAAGTATACCAGAGATGACAATAAAGATGCCAAAGGAGGCAGCCGGGATTTCAAAGCTTGAACCAACATTTCGATCCATGGTAGTCGCTTGAAGTACTGGAAAAGAGGTCTGGCTTATATTTATGGCCATTACGGCTCCCGTCAACCAGATTGGAACAACTTTGAGCAATGCTTTCAGCTCCTCTACTTGATCCACAGTGCAAAGACGCCAAGGATCTGTTGCTTCTCCATCCGGACTCAAATCTAGCTGAGGATCTTGTATAATGCAAGCTTTATTCAGAAACCTAAAGGTAATAAATTGAAGTTAAAACGCAATACGAACAAGTATATAAGACCAGAAAAAGCCAAGgatcatgaattttgaacatGACATGAGGTTTCCTTAAACA
Above is a genomic segment from Capsicum annuum cultivar UCD-10X-F1 unplaced genomic scaffold, UCD10Xv1.1 ctg923, whole genome shotgun sequence containing:
- the LOC124895707 gene encoding protein NRT1/ PTR FAMILY 1.2-like produces the protein LNYYLMHHFVAVTLLSPLSETVGYIVLPAPADDRYNSMFLNKACIIQDPQLDLSPDGEATDPWRLCTVDQVEELKALLKVVPIWLTGAVMAINISQTSFPVLQATTMDRNVGSSFEIPAASFGIFIVISGILWIVLYDCLILPVASKLTGKPTHFSTKERMGFGLFFSFLSVLVVAVVEGVWRNIAIKE